The Streptomyces sp. NBC_01689 genome includes a window with the following:
- a CDS encoding TetR/AcrR family transcriptional regulator, translating into MPVKEPSATPPPSPSPSPSPAAPSRRSDTTRTAILTAARERFAADGYERATIRAIAKDARIDPSMVMRYYGSKEGLFAAVLDVDLRLPAPEGLTRQEVGQALVAHFLDLWEENEVLTAVLRVGVTNQAGAERMQHIFRDQLLPIALHLCPDPEQAPVRAALTASQLLGLALTRYVLRFPPAVALPREEIAAWLAPTVQRYLTAPHPGAV; encoded by the coding sequence ATGCCCGTCAAGGAACCCTCGGCCACCCCGCCGCCCTCGCCCTCGCCGTCCCCCTCACCCGCGGCCCCGTCCCGCCGCTCCGACACCACCCGCACCGCGATCCTCACCGCCGCCCGCGAGCGCTTCGCCGCCGACGGCTACGAGCGTGCCACCATCCGCGCCATCGCCAAGGACGCCCGTATCGACCCGTCGATGGTCATGCGGTACTACGGCTCGAAGGAGGGACTGTTCGCGGCGGTCCTCGACGTCGACCTGCGGCTGCCTGCGCCGGAGGGGCTGACCCGGCAGGAGGTGGGCCAGGCGCTCGTCGCGCACTTCCTGGACCTGTGGGAGGAGAACGAGGTGCTCACCGCGGTGCTGAGGGTCGGCGTGACCAATCAGGCCGGGGCCGAGCGCATGCAGCACATCTTCCGGGACCAGTTGCTGCCGATCGCCCTGCACCTGTGCCCCGACCCGGAGCAGGCCCCGGTCCGGGCCGCGCTCACCGCCTCACAGCTGCTGGGCCTCGCCCTCACGCGCTATGTCCTGCGCTTCCCGCCCGCCGTGGCGCTGCCGCGCGAGGAGATCGCCGCCTGGCTGGCACCCACGGTGCAGCGGTACCTGACGGCACCGCACCCCGGCGCCGTCTGA
- a CDS encoding FAD-dependent monooxygenase, with product MIGTPRTDAASRTVIVVGSGPTGLLLAADLAGAGVPVTLVEKRPHKISSLSRAFVLHARTLEQLDARGLADELEALGRPLDRIRLFGRLTVELDTLPSRFNHLLVIPQYEVEKALERRAVEAGVRFVYETEATGLRQDADGVTLDVRHPDGEPGELRGAYVVGTDGMRSAVREAIGLPFPGKSVIRSVVLADVRLAEEPESVLTADAVGDAFAFIAPFGDGYHRVIGWHRGRNVPDSEPLGLDEVREITRLSLGRDYGMHDARWMSRFHSDERQAPAYRVGRVFLAGDAAHVHTPAGGQGMNTGLQDAANLGWKLALVVNGHAAPALLDTYQAERHPVGRSVLRSSGGIVRLAMAKRPWTMALRAALTMVLNGVGPAARKAAGQITGIGYAYKAPRGAHALVGTRAPDVALRGGRLYEALRGGRFVLVTPGPASRPYGVGDRKDRLTVGNWAGGRRTTLLVRPDGYVAWAAESPDAAAVEAAVTAAVGA from the coding sequence ATGATCGGCACGCCCCGCACCGACGCCGCTTCCCGGACCGTGATCGTCGTCGGCTCCGGCCCCACCGGCCTGCTGCTGGCCGCCGACCTCGCCGGCGCCGGGGTCCCCGTGACTCTCGTCGAGAAGCGCCCGCACAAGATCAGCAGCCTCTCCCGCGCCTTCGTCCTGCACGCCCGGACCCTGGAGCAGCTCGACGCTCGCGGTCTCGCCGACGAACTGGAGGCCCTGGGCCGCCCCCTCGACCGCATCCGGCTCTTCGGCCGGCTCACCGTCGAGCTCGACACCCTCCCCTCCCGTTTCAACCACCTGCTGGTGATTCCGCAGTACGAGGTGGAGAAGGCCCTGGAGCGGCGGGCGGTGGAGGCCGGGGTGCGGTTCGTGTACGAGACGGAGGCGACCGGGCTGCGCCAGGACGCGGACGGGGTGACGCTCGACGTCCGGCACCCGGACGGGGAGCCCGGGGAACTGCGCGGCGCGTACGTCGTCGGCACGGACGGGATGCGCAGCGCGGTACGCGAGGCGATCGGACTGCCGTTCCCCGGCAAGTCCGTCATCCGGTCCGTCGTCCTCGCGGACGTCCGGCTCGCCGAGGAACCGGAGTCGGTGCTGACCGCCGACGCGGTCGGCGACGCCTTCGCCTTCATCGCGCCCTTCGGGGACGGCTACCACCGCGTGATCGGCTGGCACCGGGGCCGCAACGTCCCGGACAGCGAGCCGCTCGGACTCGACGAGGTCAGGGAGATCACCCGGCTCTCCCTGGGCCGCGACTACGGCATGCACGACGCCCGCTGGATGTCCCGCTTCCACAGCGACGAGCGCCAGGCACCCGCGTACCGGGTCGGCCGGGTCTTCCTCGCGGGCGACGCCGCCCATGTCCACACCCCGGCCGGCGGCCAGGGCATGAACACCGGCCTCCAGGACGCGGCGAACCTCGGTTGGAAGCTGGCCCTGGTCGTCAACGGCCACGCGGCGCCCGCCCTGCTGGACACCTACCAGGCCGAGCGCCACCCGGTGGGCAGATCGGTGCTGCGCAGCAGCGGCGGGATCGTACGGCTCGCGATGGCCAAGCGCCCCTGGACGATGGCGCTGCGCGCCGCCCTCACCATGGTCCTCAACGGGGTCGGCCCGGCGGCGCGGAAGGCGGCAGGCCAGATCACCGGCATCGGATACGCCTACAAGGCGCCGCGCGGCGCGCACGCCCTCGTCGGCACCCGCGCCCCCGACGTGGCCCTGCGCGGCGGACGTCTCTACGAGGCCCTGCGGGGCGGCAGGTTCGTCCTCGTGACACCGGGACCGGCCTCCCGGCCGTACGGGGTGGGCGACCGCAAGGACCGCCTCACGGTGGGGAACTGGGCGGGCGGCCGGCGTACGACGCTGCTCGTGCGGCCCGACGGATACGTGGCCTGGGCCGCCGAGTCCCCGGACGCGGCGGCGGTCGAGGCGGCGGTGACGGCCGCGGTGGGTGCCTGA
- a CDS encoding RNA polymerase subunit sigma-70, translating into MTDAACRSCARPLAGRDGRAGRSSVYCSAACRQKAYRERRAAPDGTVRGLIEDVGRQVEALVPQPPSVFYAGVSDLAASVGRLRRIARVARDTAQDDSVTRTAVTKEAGSPSPAVRPATGDAAAPHTTGPRTGAAHPSAPRAGGPHPSAPRTASDETSRTRDPVTGDSVPRAAVPRDSAARDSVTRAAVTHDSVPQDTVTQDSGTQTPQEQVRLGESDFAALVEPYRRELRVHCYRMAGSYDDAEDLVQETFLRAWRARDGFSGRASVRTWLYRIATNTCLDFQRRTARRPRRYEPLPGMNHGSAEPPARITWLQPYPDEELPSADEQPDALAVSRETMELVLLAAIQHLPPRQRAVLLLRDLVGLSAVETAQALEMTPASVNSALQRARPALRDRMPRRRSDWTAEADARERAVLGRYMAAAESLDLGAFTDLLSEDIRLTMPPNPYWFVGRAAITEFLSISLEPASPLFLGHWRHLPARANGHLAAGGYVRRPGTTVYRAQVLDVLRIEGDRVVEITSFEPHLFPAFGLPLRLPADR; encoded by the coding sequence GTGACCGATGCCGCGTGCCGCAGTTGTGCCCGGCCGCTGGCCGGGCGGGACGGCCGGGCGGGGCGCAGCTCGGTGTACTGCTCCGCGGCCTGCCGGCAGAAGGCGTACCGGGAGCGGCGGGCGGCCCCCGACGGCACCGTGCGCGGGCTGATCGAGGACGTCGGGCGACAGGTCGAGGCGCTGGTGCCGCAGCCGCCGTCCGTCTTCTACGCGGGCGTGAGCGACCTCGCCGCCTCGGTCGGACGTCTGCGCCGCATCGCCCGGGTGGCCCGGGACACCGCGCAGGACGATTCCGTCACGCGGACCGCCGTGACGAAAGAGGCCGGCTCACCGTCCCCCGCGGTTCGACCCGCCACCGGGGACGCCGCCGCGCCGCACACCACCGGCCCGCGGACCGGCGCAGCGCATCCGTCCGCCCCGCGCGCCGGCGGCCCGCACCCGTCCGCCCCGCGGACCGCGTCGGACGAGACCTCCCGTACACGGGATCCCGTGACGGGGGATTCCGTCCCGCGGGCCGCGGTACCCCGGGACTCCGCCGCACGGGATTCCGTCACGCGGGCCGCCGTGACGCATGACTCCGTCCCGCAGGACACCGTCACGCAGGACTCCGGGACACAGACCCCTCAGGAGCAAGTCCGCCTCGGGGAGAGCGACTTCGCCGCGCTCGTCGAGCCGTACCGGCGGGAGCTGCGCGTGCACTGCTACCGGATGGCGGGCTCGTACGACGACGCCGAGGACCTCGTCCAGGAGACGTTCCTGCGGGCCTGGCGGGCCCGGGACGGCTTCTCGGGACGGGCGAGCGTCCGGACCTGGCTGTACCGGATCGCCACCAACACCTGTCTGGACTTCCAGCGGCGCACCGCCCGCCGCCCCCGGCGCTACGAGCCGCTGCCCGGCATGAACCACGGCAGCGCCGAACCCCCGGCCCGTATCACCTGGCTCCAGCCGTACCCCGACGAGGAGCTGCCCTCCGCCGACGAGCAGCCCGACGCCCTCGCCGTCTCCCGGGAGACCATGGAGCTCGTCCTCCTCGCCGCCATCCAGCATCTGCCGCCCCGCCAGCGCGCCGTCCTGCTCCTGCGCGACCTGGTCGGCCTCTCGGCGGTAGAGACCGCGCAGGCGCTGGAGATGACGCCGGCCTCGGTCAACAGCGCCCTGCAGCGCGCCCGGCCGGCCCTGCGCGACCGGATGCCCCGTCGCCGCAGCGACTGGACGGCCGAGGCCGACGCCCGTGAACGCGCGGTCCTCGGGCGTTACATGGCCGCCGCCGAAAGCCTCGACCTCGGCGCGTTCACCGACCTGCTCAGCGAGGACATCAGGCTCACCATGCCGCCGAACCCGTACTGGTTCGTCGGCCGCGCCGCGATCACCGAGTTCCTCTCGATCAGTCTCGAACCGGCCTCCCCGCTGTTCCTCGGTCACTGGCGCCACCTCCCCGCTCGGGCCAACGGTCATCTCGCCGCGGGGGGTTACGTGCGACGGCCCGGAACGACCGTGTACCGGGCGCAGGTTCTCGACGTCCTGCGCATCGAGGGCGACCGCGTCGTCGAGATCACCTCCTTCGAACCGCACCTCTTCCCGGCGTTCGGACTGCCCCTGCGGCTCCCGGCCGACCGCTGA
- a CDS encoding SDR family NAD(P)-dependent oxidoreductase — protein sequence MLLTDKTAIIYGAGGSIGGAVARTFAQEGARVHLVGRTGETLDTVAKDITAAGGYAETAVLDALDEAAVEAHVASLDAVDISFNLVTRGDVQGVPLVDLPVEDFVRPVETGLRAAFTTARAAARRMAEAGSGVVLTLNSGSAHGSPMMGGTGPADAAIDTLVRNLASELGPRGLRVVGLWAAGVPETLTREKLAAVDSRMDLDETALRGLLDRLAGMRMTRRNPTLAEIAATAAFLASDRAGGITGTFVNVTGGMVPH from the coding sequence ATGCTGCTCACCGACAAGACCGCGATCATCTACGGCGCCGGCGGATCCATCGGCGGTGCCGTCGCGCGCACCTTCGCCCAGGAGGGCGCCCGCGTCCACCTGGTGGGGCGTACCGGCGAGACGCTGGACACGGTGGCGAAGGACATCACGGCCGCGGGCGGGTACGCCGAGACCGCGGTGCTCGACGCGCTCGACGAGGCGGCGGTCGAGGCGCACGTCGCGTCGCTGGACGCCGTCGACATCTCGTTCAATCTGGTCACGCGGGGCGACGTGCAGGGCGTTCCGCTGGTCGACCTGCCGGTCGAGGACTTCGTACGGCCCGTCGAGACCGGTCTGCGCGCCGCCTTCACGACCGCGCGCGCCGCCGCCCGGCGGATGGCCGAGGCGGGCTCGGGCGTGGTGCTCACGCTCAACAGCGGCTCCGCGCACGGCAGTCCGATGATGGGCGGCACCGGACCGGCCGACGCGGCGATCGACACGCTGGTACGGAACCTGGCGTCGGAGCTGGGACCGCGCGGACTGCGGGTCGTGGGCCTGTGGGCGGCCGGGGTGCCCGAGACCCTGACCCGGGAGAAGCTCGCCGCCGTCGACAGCCGGATGGACCTCGACGAGACGGCTCTGCGGGGCCTGCTCGACCGGCTCGCGGGGATGCGGATGACCCGCCGCAATCCCACCCTCGCCGAGATCGCCGCGACCGCCGCCTTCCTCGCCTCCGACCGGGCGGGCGGCATCACCGGCACGTTCGTCAACGTCACCGGCGGGATGGTCCCGCACTGA
- a CDS encoding M14 family zinc carboxypeptidase, with protein sequence MRGTPYPTLDELLRGAREAVAARPGVLRLRDIGCSRAGRPLWLLSAGNGPRQLLTVAGAHANEPVGGATSLRCARYLARDPRILGRGAGGLDCTWHFLLCLDPDGASLAEGWMTASTFPVPGPTGATGGPDVTRGAGTPNVAGGAETPDAAYRMRTPHAADATGAHDPAALVGSGGAPESAHGRTAAVPSGAGPVPGAAAPAAPTGAAPPIGSYYRGFYRPAFAAQPEFPPVVGDPRAPMPESEALLGLLDELRPVAQFSLHGVEVGGTFLQLTRAVPGAPAAYRRIAADLGVPLEHRPFDGMGWLVEGPGVLVLPEGSPAEERDPSGFVSRATWLHGMRHGTVSAVVEAPFWSVAGVGDPRPVAEPHRELADVSELLLGRVKQLSSLVDELDPQPPETAGRLAHFTAARELMDIGSGVVDTWSAAELAATVGNSVSLGIAARRIPLRAAAMMSQALGGAPELDALVAGWARELERTFDARWVPVADQTALQARTMLVLARALL encoded by the coding sequence ATGCGGGGAACCCCGTATCCCACCCTGGACGAGCTGCTGAGAGGCGCTCGTGAGGCGGTGGCCGCGCGGCCCGGCGTCCTGCGACTGCGCGACATCGGGTGCTCGCGTGCCGGCCGTCCGCTGTGGCTGCTGTCGGCCGGGAACGGCCCGCGCCAGCTGCTCACGGTGGCCGGCGCGCACGCCAACGAACCGGTGGGCGGCGCCACTTCGCTCCGGTGCGCCCGGTACCTCGCCCGTGACCCGAGGATCCTGGGCCGGGGTGCCGGGGGGCTGGACTGCACCTGGCACTTCCTGCTCTGCCTCGATCCCGACGGGGCGAGTCTCGCCGAGGGCTGGATGACCGCGAGCACCTTCCCCGTCCCGGGGCCCACGGGCGCGACGGGCGGCCCGGACGTCACTCGGGGTGCGGGTACCCCGAACGTCGCCGGGGGTGCGGAGACCCCGGACGCCGCGTACCGGATGCGTACTCCGCATGCCGCGGACGCCACGGGAGCCCATGACCCCGCGGCCCTCGTGGGCTCCGGAGGCGCCCCGGAGAGCGCGCACGGACGGACGGCCGCGGTGCCGTCCGGCGCCGGCCCGGTGCCGGGGGCCGCGGCGCCCGCGGCCCCCACCGGCGCGGCCCCACCCATCGGGAGCTACTACCGGGGCTTCTACCGCCCCGCCTTCGCCGCCCAGCCCGAGTTCCCGCCCGTCGTCGGCGATCCGCGCGCGCCGATGCCGGAGTCCGAGGCCCTGCTCGGGCTCCTCGACGAACTGCGGCCCGTCGCGCAGTTCTCGCTGCACGGCGTCGAAGTAGGAGGAACCTTCCTGCAGCTGACCCGGGCGGTGCCCGGAGCGCCCGCCGCCTATCGCCGGATCGCGGCGGACCTGGGTGTCCCGCTGGAACACCGGCCCTTCGACGGCATGGGGTGGCTGGTCGAGGGACCGGGCGTCCTCGTCCTGCCCGAGGGCAGCCCCGCCGAGGAACGGGACCCCTCCGGGTTCGTCTCGCGGGCGACCTGGCTGCACGGCATGCGGCACGGCACGGTCTCGGCGGTGGTCGAGGCGCCCTTCTGGAGCGTGGCGGGGGTCGGCGATCCACGGCCGGTGGCCGAACCGCACCGCGAACTCGCCGACGTCAGCGAACTCCTGCTCGGCCGGGTCAAGCAACTGAGTTCATTGGTCGACGAGTTGGATCCACAGCCGCCGGAAACAGCCGGCCGGCTGGCCCACTTCACCGCGGCCCGTGAACTGATGGACATCGGCTCCGGCGTCGTGGACACCTGGAGCGCCGCCGAACTGGCCGCCACCGTGGGCAACTCCGTCTCCCTCGGCATCGCGGCCCGCCGCATCCCGCTGCGCGCGGCGGCCATGATGAGCCAGGCGCTGGGCGGCGCGCCGGAACTGGACGCGCTCGTGGCCGGATGGGCCCGCGAGCTGGAGCGCACCTTCGACGCCCGCTGGGTGCCCGTCGCCGACCAGACCGCGCTCCAGGCCCGCACCATGCTCGTCCTCGCCCGCGCCCTGCTGTGA